AAACTTTACTAAGTATCCAACCAGGAACTCTCCCCAATCCTATAGGCATTTCATTCATAGGAAGCCATGTAAATGAAAACTATAGCGTTAAGAAGTTCAATGCTCAAACTGGTCCGACGCTCTCCAAAATACCAGGAATCGGAACACTTTTTAGTCCAAATGAACAAGAATGGAAACTCTCTGAAGGAAGGGTTGAGACAACAACCTCAGCAATTGGAATCAAGGCCGATATGTTTCTCTTTCCTTTTATGCAGATTTTTGTCTCAGGAGCCTATCTACATATGGAGCAAAAAACAACAGTGGGAAGCGCAACTATTCCTTTTGCAAAAGATGCAAATAAAGTACAACAAGGACTTCTTAATCTTTTCCTTAAACCTATGGGGGGAAATGCTACCAAAAATAATATGACCGTTCCCATAGCGCCCATTCAAAACTCTCTTGATGGATGGCTTGTGATGGCTGGGACAAATCTTGCTATTGGATATAAGGGGTTTTTTGCCTCTTTTATGATCTCAGGAGGATATGTTCAGCTTGATGATCATGCCAATAATGTCACAGGCTTTGTGCAAAAACCCTTTATGTATCTAGCTCCACGCATTGGCTATAGCTATCATGGAATCATCACCGCTCATGTAGGAGTGCAACGCATCGAGCTTTTTGGCGCAACAAAAGGAAAAGATTTGAGCCAATCTACAGGAGGACTTGTATCAGGGTATTCTGTTGAGATTGAAAAATTTCCTGTCAATTTCTTAGCGGGATTACAATTTATGTTTGCACGAGATTTGGGGGTTGCGATTGAGTATGTTGGAAGTCCAGATACTAAAGGAATTAATGCTGAACTTGCTTTCCGATTCTGAAAAATCGGGAAGCAATTACTTCAAAATACAAAACTTCTTGATCATCCCCCCTTTTCACACTTAAATGCTATTGAGATTTTTGAGTTGAATCCCTAAGGATAGCTTGCATCATTTGCTTGATTTTTTCAATAAGTTTTTGGTTTTTGATCTGATATCGCTGAGCAAGCTCTTGAATATCTGGTGGAGCGATTAATAAAATTGTTTGAGATTTTACACTTGAAATTAAAGCCAAAAACTTATCTCACTTTGATTTCACACAAATCTCCCAATAAAACAAGACAGGTATTACCTCCAAGCATACTAAGAGCTTATCAAACTCCTCTCAAACAAAAGAATCAAATTCAAAAAAATTAATGTTTCTATCATCAAAGATATGAGCTTTCTTTTTCTGATCTAGTCAAAATTCAGCACATGCAAGAAAAGATTTTAGTAGGATTGAAACTTGGGATGTAAGCTGTGGAAAATATGACATAAATCTTCTATAGCATAAAGCCTTTCAATTAAGATTTGAGTATATAAAAAATAGTGAAGCTAAGATAATATGAGGGAATTAAACAAAGTCATGTGAGACAATCCATTAGAGTAAGATAAAAAGAGATTTAAACACTAAAAGGAAGCAACAATGCCTAAACTCAAAAAACCATTCAAAAAAGGAATCTCATAAAAACCAAACTCCTGCTCCCTCTACTCTCCCTCACTCTAGGAGCATTGCCTCTCCTAGCGGAATTTAAGCATTTCCCTAAAGATAAAGATAAGCTAATTGCTCTTGTGTCTAATGAGAGCATTAAACTCAACGAGATTGACGTCAGCAATATCAAAGATTGAGCTATTTATTTTGTCAAGCGGATTGGGAAAAATGCGAAAACTCAGCCAAAGAGAGAAAAGATTTTAACGGCATTGAATCTTGGGATGTTTCAAATGTGGAAAATATGCACGCAATGTTTGCAAAAGCAACTACCTTTAATCAACCTCTAGATTCTTGGAATGTAGAAAAAGTAGAGAATATGAATGGGATGTTTTTTGGGGCAAGTGCATTCAATCAGCCATTGCAAAATTGGAGGCCCACACATCTCAAGGAAAATCGATATATGTTTTTTGAGGCCTCCTCATTTTCTCAATCTCTCAATACTTGGGGAGATAAAGCCCCAAAAAAGAAGGATTTTCATACGGATATTATGGATTTTTTGAAGCAATCAAATGGATTGGTCTTGACAAAAAAGTAGCAGAGCAATACTTTAATCTTGCGATCTCAAAATCCAAAATCTACAACCTAAGAGCTGATGCAAAAGTTTATCTAGCCTATCTCCTATTTTTCAAAAACCCAAACTCCCCCGAAATTCTTACTACCCTCAAAGAATATGCGCAAGACAAATATGAAGGAGAAACAAGTCAAAAGGGCGATGAGTTTATTCGGCAAGACTTCTCTAGCAACGATGCTTCATATTTGTTTACGAGAATTTTTGCACATAGAGACCTTTGGGGAATCCTTCCCCCAAAATCCATTGAAAATTACAATACAAAGACAGCACAAAAAGATTATTTTGTGACCAAGGCCTCTCATCTCCATATATTAACCCTTCCCAACTCCTATAAATTACATGGCTTACGAGGATATGGTGCTGACTTACATAACCACGGAAAAATGGGGGCAAAAAATATGTTTTGGCCACTAGATATTCATCCTAGAGAGTTTTTTGCAAACTTCCATTCTAATCACGAATGGCTTGATTTGTTTTGTGATGATGGATTTATCGATGGACGAACCTATGTGAGTTTCAGCATTAGTGGGGATACTATCCGCGTTTATTTTGACTGGATTTACCCTATCATCCTCCAAAATTCTGACTTGAAGCAAGCTTATGAAGATATGGTGATTGCGGATCAAGAATACTACAAAGAGATTTTGGGAGTGGATGAGCAAACTGCTCATGACTTTGGGAGAATGCGTGCAGAGTTTCGCATTCTTGATGCAGTCTATGGCTACTAAACTAAAGGAGAAAAAAATGAAAAAACAAAACCTAATCTTTGTCCTTTTTCCCCTCTTATTTTTTATGCTTTTTGCAGAGCATCAATACTTCCCTAAAGACAAAAATGAGCTTTTAGAGCTTCTCAAAAATGAAAAGATCAAGCTCGATGAAATTGATGTCAGCAAAATTACAGATATGAGCGAATTATTTTGCAATTCAGAATGGAAGTGCCAAAATTCAGCTAAGAATAGGAAGAATTTTAGTGGAATTGAATCTTGGGATGTGAGCAATGTGGAGAATATGGAAGGAATGTTTCAAAATGTTACCTCCTTCAATCAGCCTTTAGACAAGTGGAATGTTGCTAAGGTTAAAGATATGAATCTAATGTTTTTCAATGCTACCTCTTTCAATCAGCCTTTAAATTCTTGAGATGTGAGTAATGTGGAAAGCATGCAAGGAATGTTTCAAAATGCCACCTCTTTCAATCAGCCTTTAGACAAGTGGAATGTTGCTAAGGTTAAAGATATGAATCTAATGTTTTTCAATGCTACCTCTTTCAATCAGCCTTTAAATTCTTGGGATGTAAAATCAGTTAAAAATCGAAAAAATATGTTTAAGCAAGCAACTTCATTCAAGCAAAACCTTGCTTCGTGGAGGACAAAAAATCCTTTTAGCAGAGTTAAGCCCAAAACAAAAGAGGAGCTTCAAGATCTCATCAAAAACCTTAAACCACTTGAACAAATTGACGTTAGTGCAATCAAAGACATGAGCTATCTCTTTTGTGAAGTTCCCATTCCATCGGATTTTGCAAACGTGATAGGTTTGGACAAAATTACTCCTCCTACTTATGGAGCAAAAGAATACAAAAATCTCCAAGGACTTGAAACCTGGGATGTGAGTAATGTCAAAAATATGCGAGGAATGTTTCAGGGAACTTCACATTCTCTTAAGGGGATTGAAAAATGGGATGTAAGCAATGTCAAAAATATGAGTTGGATATTTGCTGATTGCTATACCAATTTTTACTTCAGCTTTTCTCTTCGCAATAATCCTGGCGAGATCGATCTCTCCAATTGGGATGTTTCAAATGTGGAGACAATGAGCTGGATGTTTAAAGAAGCTGCATCTTTCAATCAACCTCTAAACTCTTGGAATGTAGGGAAAGTCAAGAAAATGAATGGGATGTTTGCCAAAGCTCTTACATTTAATCAACCCTTAAACAAATGGGATGTGAGCAATGTGGAGAATATGCAAGGAATGTTTTATGATGCGAAATCCTTTAATCAAACTTTGAATTCTTGGGATATCGCCAAGGTCAAAAACATGAGCCTGATGTTTTATGATGCGAAAAACCTAGACTTAGATTTGATTGATTGGAAGCTAGATTCTAAAATCTATACCTACAAAATGTTTAATACTCAAGAAAAAATCCAAGCTCTCAAAGAAAAGGAAAAACCTACCCAAAAAACAAAGTATCTCCCCAATAACAAAGCCGAACTTATAGCGCTTCTTAACAATCCACAAATCAAATTTTACGAAATCGATGTCAGCAAAATTACAGACATGAGCTTTCTCTTTTGCAAAGCAAACATGCAAAAATGCAAAAATAATGCTTCATTTAGAGAAAATTTTGCAGGAATTGAATCTTGGGATGTAAGCAATGTGGAAAATATGGAGGGAATGTTTTTTGAAAATCGAATCTTCAATCAATCTATTAGAGAATGGGATGTGAGTAATGTCAAAAATATGCGAGAAATGTTTTATGGTGCAGTCTCATTTGATCAAGATTTAAGCACTTGGGATGTAAGCAATGTCAAAGATATGAGCTTTATGTTTTTTCGCGCAGTATTTTTTGATCAAGACCTCAGCTCTCGGAAAACCCCAAACCTTGAAAAATGGCAGGATATTTTCACAAGAAGCCCGCTAGAAAATAACAAAAACAAACAATTTCAAATCAAAGGACAAAAATGAGAGCCTCCATCGCTCCTTGCTTTTAAAATATCAAGCTTGACAAAATTGGCATGACAAGATTGCAGATACCCCTCAAGAAACAGAATAGGGAAACATAAAAAATA
The DNA window shown above is from Helicobacter kayseriensis and carries:
- a CDS encoding DUF285 domain-containing protein; this encodes MSYLFCQADWEKCENSAKERKDFNGIESWDVSNVENMHAMFAKATTFNQPLDSWNVEKVENMNGMFFGASAFNQPLQNWRPTHLKENRYMFFEASSFSQSLNTWGDKAPKKKDFHTDIMDFLKQSNGLVLTKK
- a CDS encoding DUF285 domain-containing protein yields the protein MKKQNLIFVLFPLLFFMLFAEHQYFPKDKNELLELLKNEKIKLDEIDVSKITDMSELFCNSEWKCQNSAKNRKNFSGIESWDVSNVENMEGMFQNVTSFNQPLDKWNVAKVKDMNLMFFNATSFNQPLNS
- a CDS encoding BspA family leucine-rich repeat surface protein; translation: MESMQGMFQNATSFNQPLDKWNVAKVKDMNLMFFNATSFNQPLNSWDVKSVKNRKNMFKQATSFKQNLASWRTKNPFSRVKPKTKEELQDLIKNLKPLEQIDVSAIKDMSYLFCEVPIPSDFANVIGLDKITPPTYGAKEYKNLQGLETWDVSNVKNMRGMFQGTSHSLKGIEKWDVSNVKNMSWIFADCYTNFYFSFSLRNNPGEIDLSNWDVSNVETMSWMFKEAASFNQPLNSWNVGKVKKMNGMFAKALTFNQPLNKWDVSNVENMQGMFYDAKSFNQTLNSWDIAKVKNMSLMFYDAKNLDLDLIDWKLDSKIYTYKMFNTQEKIQALKEKEKPTQKTKYLPNNKAELIALLNNPQIKFYEIDVSKITDMSFLFCKANMQKCKNNASFRENFAGIESWDVSNVENMEGMFFENRIFNQSIREWDVSNVKNMREMFYGAVSFDQDLSTWDVSNVKDMSFMFFRAVFFDQDLSSRKTPNLEKWQDIFTRSPLENNKNKQFQIKGQK